In the genome of Carnobacterium pleistocenium FTR1, one region contains:
- a CDS encoding PolC-type DNA polymerase III has translation MSLNQEELFQKLLEQVGLQHEERYKEYFSQAKILKVTVHKLSKSWNFHLQFQDILPFEIYQNLSEKMQLAFHSIASVQVTIETLQPVLTIEKLEHYWSAAVKLSTVSSPICDKPFREQFPLLNGKKIQFHVENEIVKSHLMNQYLPPVEDAYVSLGFPKFKIEPVIDEEAHLKKIAEFQIKKEESETLLAIRANENIQKAEQEKKQNKNQVQAHKGLVVLGRKITAKEEIKPMDQIIEEERRVSIEGYVFDVEVRVLRSERQLLILKMTDYTSSFSVKKFSNTPEDEAAFAAIKKGMWIRARGSVQEDNFMRDLVLNAQDITEWEHESRKDTAPEDNKRVELHLHSNMSQMDAIDTVTDLVDQAAKWGHKAVAITDHFGAQSFPDAFHAGQKNGIKILYGIEANIVDDGVPIAYNAEHIELTDATYVVFDVETTGLSAVYNSIIELSAVKMHKGNIIESFEQFIDPGHPLSQTTINLTGITDEMVHGSKSEEEVLTLFKAFAGESILVAHNASFDMGFLNTSNAKYNIPDAVNPVIDTLELSRYLHPQFKGHRLNTLAKKYGINLEQHHRAIYDSETTGQLCWIFLKEAREEHDMHYHDQLNDHIGEGDTYKRARPFHATIIATSQAGLKNLFKLISSSMVDYFFRTARLPRSELNKLREGLIIGTACSQGEVFEAMMQKGYDEAKNKAKFYDYIEVMPKEVYASLIEKELVKDESDLEEIIRNLVKIGKELDIPVVATGNVHYLNPEDRIYRKILVNSQGGANPLNRSELPEVHFRTTTDMLESFSFLGEETAQEIVVKNTNKIADMVDDSITPVKTDLYTPKIEGSEDEIRQLSYDEAHRLYGNPLPEIIEKRIEKELNSIIGNGFSVIYLISQKLVHKSMSDGYLVGSRGSVGSSFVATMTGITEVNPMPPHYSCPNCQYSEFFTDGSVGSGYDLPDKNCPECETRLHKDGHDIPFETFLGFYGDKVPDIDLNFSGDYQSKAHNYTKELFGEENVFRAGTIGTVADRTAFGYVKGYERDNSLTLRAAEIDRLAKGFTGVKRTTGQHPGGIIVIPDYMDVYDFTPIQFPADAQDSEWKTTHFDFHSIHDNVLKLDILGHDDPTVIRMLQDLSGIDPKTIPTDDPEVMKIFGGTEVLGVTPEQIQSKTGTLGIPEFGTRFVRGMLEETLPTTFAELLQISGLSHGTDVWLGNAEELIRMNDIPLSEVIGCRDDIMVYLIHNGLEDGLAFKIMESVRKGKGIPDDWQKAMRDENIPTWYIESCLKIKYMFPKAHAAAYVLMALRVAYYKVHFPILYYAAYFSVRADDFDLVAMAKGKESIKVKMKEITDKGLDASTKEKNLLTVLELSNEMVERGFNFKMVDLAKSDASDFVIEGNSLIAPFRTVPSLGANVAKQIIEARNDKPFLSKEDLAKRGKVSKTVIEYLDENGVLKGLPDENQLSLFDLF, from the coding sequence ATGAGTTTAAACCAAGAAGAATTATTTCAAAAATTACTGGAACAAGTAGGTTTGCAGCATGAAGAGCGCTATAAAGAATATTTTTCGCAAGCAAAGATTTTAAAAGTCACCGTTCATAAACTATCAAAATCTTGGAATTTTCATTTGCAATTCCAAGATATTTTACCTTTTGAAATCTATCAAAATCTTTCAGAAAAAATGCAGTTGGCTTTTCATTCAATTGCAAGCGTCCAAGTAACTATCGAAACCTTGCAGCCAGTGCTAACAATTGAAAAATTGGAACATTATTGGTCTGCTGCAGTCAAGCTAAGTACAGTCTCTTCACCGATTTGTGACAAACCCTTCAGAGAGCAGTTTCCACTTTTAAACGGGAAAAAAATTCAATTTCATGTTGAAAATGAAATTGTAAAAAGTCATTTAATGAATCAGTACCTGCCTCCTGTTGAAGATGCGTATGTTTCTTTGGGATTTCCAAAATTTAAAATTGAGCCAGTTATTGATGAAGAAGCACATTTGAAAAAAATAGCAGAATTCCAAATAAAAAAAGAAGAATCAGAAACACTATTGGCAATTCGGGCGAATGAAAATATTCAAAAAGCCGAACAAGAAAAAAAACAAAATAAAAATCAAGTTCAAGCGCATAAAGGGCTGGTCGTTTTAGGACGGAAAATCACAGCAAAAGAAGAAATTAAACCGATGGATCAAATTATCGAAGAAGAGCGTCGTGTAAGCATTGAAGGGTATGTATTTGATGTTGAGGTACGCGTATTAAGATCTGAAAGACAATTGCTGATTTTAAAAATGACTGACTATACGTCTTCTTTTTCAGTGAAGAAATTTTCGAACACTCCTGAGGACGAAGCAGCCTTTGCAGCAATCAAAAAAGGGATGTGGATCCGAGCAAGAGGAAGCGTTCAAGAAGATAATTTTATGCGAGATTTAGTATTAAATGCGCAAGATATTACTGAATGGGAACATGAATCACGTAAAGATACAGCCCCTGAAGACAATAAACGTGTAGAGTTGCACTTGCATAGCAATATGAGTCAAATGGACGCAATTGATACTGTTACAGATCTAGTCGATCAAGCGGCTAAATGGGGACATAAAGCAGTTGCAATAACGGACCATTTTGGTGCTCAATCATTTCCAGATGCATTTCATGCAGGTCAAAAGAATGGGATAAAGATTCTTTATGGAATTGAAGCTAATATTGTTGATGATGGTGTACCGATTGCATATAATGCTGAACATATTGAATTGACTGATGCTACGTACGTTGTTTTTGACGTAGAAACGACCGGTCTTTCAGCTGTATACAATTCCATTATTGAATTATCTGCAGTTAAAATGCATAAAGGAAATATCATTGAGTCATTTGAACAATTTATTGACCCTGGTCATCCGTTATCGCAAACTACAATCAATTTAACCGGTATTACCGACGAAATGGTTCATGGTTCAAAATCTGAAGAAGAAGTTTTGACTTTATTTAAAGCTTTTGCTGGAGAATCTATTCTAGTTGCACATAATGCCAGTTTTGACATGGGATTTTTAAATACGAGTAATGCTAAATACAACATACCGGATGCTGTAAATCCGGTCATTGATACGTTGGAATTGTCACGCTATCTACATCCGCAATTTAAGGGTCATCGTTTGAATACATTAGCAAAAAAATATGGCATTAATCTAGAACAACATCACCGGGCTATTTATGATTCTGAAACAACGGGACAGTTGTGCTGGATTTTTCTAAAAGAGGCTAGAGAAGAGCATGATATGCATTATCATGATCAGTTGAATGATCATATTGGAGAAGGCGATACTTATAAAAGAGCTCGGCCATTTCATGCAACCATTATTGCGACTTCTCAAGCAGGGTTAAAAAATCTTTTTAAACTGATTTCTTCATCTATGGTTGATTATTTCTTTCGAACGGCACGTTTGCCACGCTCTGAATTAAACAAACTTAGAGAAGGCTTAATTATTGGAACAGCATGCAGCCAAGGAGAAGTTTTTGAAGCCATGATGCAAAAAGGGTATGATGAAGCAAAAAACAAAGCGAAATTTTATGATTACATTGAAGTTATGCCAAAGGAAGTTTATGCTTCGTTGATTGAAAAAGAGTTAGTGAAAGATGAATCAGATTTGGAAGAAATCATTCGTAATCTGGTTAAAATTGGTAAGGAGCTAGATATTCCAGTAGTTGCAACTGGAAATGTTCACTATTTGAATCCTGAAGACCGTATCTACCGTAAAATACTGGTCAATTCCCAAGGTGGAGCGAATCCTTTGAATAGATCTGAGTTACCTGAAGTACATTTTAGAACGACAACAGATATGCTCGAATCTTTCTCATTCTTAGGAGAAGAGACAGCTCAAGAAATTGTAGTCAAAAATACCAATAAAATTGCGGATATGGTGGATGATTCCATTACACCAGTGAAAACAGATCTTTATACGCCTAAAATTGAAGGATCAGAAGATGAAATACGTCAATTGAGTTATGATGAAGCACATCGATTATATGGCAATCCACTACCAGAAATTATTGAAAAAAGAATCGAAAAAGAATTGAACAGTATTATCGGAAATGGTTTTTCGGTTATTTACTTGATTTCGCAAAAATTGGTTCATAAAAGTATGTCAGATGGCTATCTAGTGGGTTCTCGAGGTTCCGTTGGTTCTAGTTTCGTCGCAACAATGACTGGAATCACAGAAGTAAATCCTATGCCGCCACATTATAGTTGCCCTAATTGTCAGTATTCTGAGTTTTTTACTGATGGATCAGTGGGTTCAGGTTATGATCTTCCGGATAAAAATTGTCCAGAATGTGAAACCCGTCTGCATAAAGATGGACATGATATTCCATTCGAAACCTTCTTAGGCTTTTATGGGGATAAAGTGCCAGATATTGATTTGAATTTCTCAGGCGATTACCAATCTAAGGCACACAATTACACAAAAGAATTATTTGGTGAAGAAAATGTATTTCGTGCTGGAACAATAGGTACCGTAGCGGATAGGACGGCTTTTGGTTATGTAAAAGGGTATGAACGCGATAACAGTTTAACCTTACGTGCTGCAGAAATCGATCGCTTAGCAAAAGGATTTACAGGAGTTAAAAGGACCACCGGTCAGCATCCCGGCGGTATTATCGTTATCCCTGATTATATGGATGTATATGACTTTACGCCTATTCAATTTCCAGCTGATGCACAAGATTCAGAATGGAAAACGACTCACTTTGATTTTCATTCTATTCATGATAATGTCTTGAAATTAGATATACTGGGTCATGATGATCCAACCGTTATTCGAATGCTGCAAGATCTATCTGGGATCGATCCTAAAACGATCCCAACCGATGATCCGGAAGTAATGAAGATTTTTGGTGGTACTGAAGTTCTTGGCGTAACCCCAGAGCAAATCCAATCGAAAACAGGTACGCTAGGTATTCCAGAATTTGGTACGCGTTTTGTAAGAGGAATGTTAGAAGAAACGTTGCCGACAACGTTTGCTGAATTGTTGCAAATATCAGGATTGTCACATGGAACGGATGTATGGTTAGGAAATGCGGAAGAGTTGATCCGGATGAATGATATTCCTTTGTCAGAAGTAATCGGTTGTCGTGATGATATTATGGTTTATTTGATCCATAATGGTTTAGAAGATGGGTTAGCTTTTAAAATTATGGAATCCGTGCGTAAAGGAAAAGGAATTCCGGATGATTGGCAAAAAGCGATGCGCGATGAAAATATACCAACGTGGTACATCGAATCTTGTTTGAAAATCAAGTACATGTTTCCTAAAGCCCATGCGGCTGCTTATGTGCTGATGGCTTTACGTGTAGCGTATTACAAAGTTCATTTTCCAATTCTTTATTATGCTGCTTACTTTTCCGTACGTGCAGATGACTTTGATTTAGTAGCTATGGCGAAAGGGAAAGAAAGCATAAAAGTAAAAATGAAAGAAATCACTGATAAAGGGCTAGATGCTTCAACTAAAGAAAAGAATCTTTTAACTGTTTTGGAATTAAGTAATGAAATGGTTGAACGGGGATTTAATTTTAAAATGGTAGATTTAGCAAAATCAGATGCTTCCGATTTTGTGATTGAAGGGAATTCACTTATTGCCCCTTTTAGAACGGTACCCAGCTTGGGAGCCAATGTCGCCAAGCAAATTATTGAAGCGAGAAATGATAAACCGTTCCTTTCAAAAGAGGACTTAGCTAAAAGAGGAAAAGTTTCTAAAACTGTTATTGAATATCTAGATGAGAATGGAGTATTAAAAGGATTACCTGATGAAAATCAATTGTCTTTATTTGATCTCTTTTAA
- a CDS encoding proline--tRNA ligase — protein MKQSKVFIPTLRDVPNEAEVLSHKMLLRAGYIRQISSGVYSYLPLATRVIEKIKNIMREEFEKIDAVEMLMPSLLPRELWEESGRYETYGEDLMKLQDRHGRDYLLGPTHEEAFTTLIRDEITSYKRLPLSLYQIQTKFRDEKRPRSGLLRSREFIMKDAYSFHDSFESLDKTYQDFEKAYTRIFERCGLDFRNIIGDAGAMGGSNSKEFMALSDIGEDTIVYSDSSDYSANLEMATSFHMRKKSLEGEKGLEKVETPNSKSITEVSSFLEIEPEKVMKSLLFMADEKPVLVIVRGDHEVNEVKLKNYLDVTFLELATDEETVNHLGVNAGSIGPVGISEEIRIIADVFVQDMVNAVAGANENGYHYLNVNLERDSNVEVYVDLRFVQEGELSPDGQGVLKFAKGIEIGHIFKLGTRYSEAMNATVLNNNGRSIPVIMGCYGIGVSRLLSAITEQQSNEEGLNWPRHLSPYELHLIPVNMKAEDQVNLSNELYSSLQNAGFSVLLDDRNERVGVKFKDSDLIGLPIRITVGKKAQENIVELKLKKTGEALEVRTDELIDTLNILLSSI, from the coding sequence ATGAAACAATCAAAAGTATTTATCCCAACGCTAAGAGATGTACCTAACGAGGCAGAGGTTTTAAGCCACAAAATGTTATTAAGAGCAGGATACATCAGACAAATTTCAAGTGGTGTATATAGCTATTTGCCATTAGCAACTCGAGTGATCGAAAAAATAAAAAATATTATGCGTGAAGAATTCGAAAAAATCGATGCTGTTGAAATGCTAATGCCTTCACTATTGCCTCGCGAATTATGGGAAGAGTCAGGACGTTATGAAACGTATGGCGAAGACTTGATGAAACTACAAGATCGTCATGGTCGTGACTATCTCTTAGGGCCTACACATGAAGAAGCCTTCACAACTTTGATACGTGATGAAATTACATCTTATAAACGTTTGCCGCTCTCATTGTATCAAATCCAAACAAAATTCCGTGATGAAAAACGTCCTCGTTCTGGATTGTTAAGAAGTAGAGAGTTTATTATGAAAGATGCGTATTCTTTTCATGATAGTTTTGAAAGTCTAGATAAAACCTATCAAGATTTTGAAAAAGCCTATACGAGAATATTTGAACGTTGTGGTCTGGATTTCAGAAATATCATTGGAGATGCAGGCGCAATGGGTGGAAGTAATTCTAAAGAATTTATGGCACTATCAGATATCGGAGAAGACACGATTGTCTACTCAGATTCAAGTGATTATTCAGCCAATTTAGAAATGGCTACAAGCTTCCATATGCGTAAAAAATCACTCGAAGGTGAAAAAGGATTGGAAAAAGTTGAAACACCTAACAGTAAATCCATTACTGAAGTTTCATCATTCCTAGAAATAGAGCCTGAAAAAGTGATGAAGAGCTTATTGTTCATGGCAGATGAAAAACCTGTTCTAGTTATTGTTCGAGGCGATCATGAGGTAAATGAGGTCAAATTGAAAAACTATCTTGATGTGACCTTTTTGGAATTAGCAACTGATGAAGAAACGGTAAATCATTTGGGAGTAAATGCTGGTTCAATCGGACCGGTTGGGATCAGTGAAGAAATCAGAATTATCGCAGATGTTTTTGTTCAAGATATGGTAAATGCTGTAGCAGGAGCCAACGAAAATGGCTATCATTACTTAAATGTAAACTTAGAACGCGATTCAAACGTTGAAGTATATGTTGATTTACGATTTGTTCAAGAAGGTGAATTGTCTCCTGATGGACAAGGAGTCTTAAAATTTGCAAAAGGGATTGAAATAGGACATATTTTCAAATTAGGAACCCGTTATTCTGAAGCGATGAATGCTACGGTTTTAAATAATAATGGACGTTCTATTCCAGTTATCATGGGTTGTTATGGAATTGGTGTCAGCCGATTATTATCAGCGATCACAGAGCAACAATCGAATGAGGAAGGCCTAAACTGGCCGAGACATCTTTCACCATACGAACTTCATTTGATTCCTGTTAACATGAAAGCAGAAGATCAAGTCAATTTATCAAATGAATTGTATAGCTCTTTACAAAATGCTGGATTTTCTGTTTTGCTTGACGACCGTAATGAACGAGTGGGTGTGAAATTCAAAGATTCAGATCTAATTGGATTGCCTATCCGTATAACAGTAGGTAAAAAAGCTCAGGAAAATATCGTTGAATTGAAACTTAAAAAAACCGGTGAAGCTTTAGAAGTACGCACGGATGAATTAATAGATACATTAAACATTCTATTAAGTTCTATCTAA
- the rseP gene encoding RIP metalloprotease RseP, with amino-acid sequence MITTIITFIIVFSILVIFHEFGHYYFAKKAGILVREFAIGFGPKIFSYRRGETTFTIRILPVGGYVRMAGYEEETEIKPGTPIGLLLNDTNEVTLINNYKKKQLLNAVPMEISSIDLENELYVEGFLAGDETNLVRYPVLRNAMIIEEDGTEVQIAPLDVQFQSASLPKRMMTNFAGPMNNIILAIVAFIVLAFLQGGVVSQENTLGTIVPDSVAEEAGLSEGDRVVQIDDEKITNWPEMVEIIRVNPENELIFYIESTDGTEKIVPITPVASEATDGTEVGQIGVQNVLKTSLWDKISFGFSKTWSLMTQLFTILGSMFTSGFSIDMFGGPVAIYATTESVVQVGLIGVVNWLAVLSINLGIVNMLPIPGLDGGKLLLNIVEGIRRKPLSEEKEGIITLIGISLLLLLMVLVTWNDIQTYFFN; translated from the coding sequence ATGATCACTACTATTATTACTTTTATTATAGTGTTTAGTATTTTAGTCATTTTTCACGAATTCGGACATTATTATTTTGCAAAAAAAGCAGGGATCTTAGTTAGAGAATTCGCAATTGGGTTTGGCCCAAAAATATTTTCCTATCGAAGGGGAGAAACGACATTTACGATTCGCATCTTACCTGTGGGTGGATACGTTCGTATGGCTGGATATGAAGAAGAAACAGAAATTAAACCAGGCACACCTATTGGATTGTTATTAAATGACACGAATGAAGTGACCTTGATTAATAATTATAAGAAAAAGCAATTGTTGAATGCAGTTCCAATGGAAATTAGTTCGATTGATCTAGAAAACGAATTATATGTTGAAGGCTTTTTAGCAGGAGACGAAACGAATCTAGTTCGCTATCCAGTACTAAGAAATGCAATGATTATTGAAGAGGATGGAACTGAAGTCCAAATTGCACCGCTTGATGTTCAATTCCAATCGGCTAGTTTGCCAAAAAGAATGATGACCAATTTTGCTGGACCGATGAATAACATTATCTTAGCCATCGTTGCATTCATTGTACTTGCTTTTTTACAAGGGGGCGTTGTCAGCCAAGAAAACACACTAGGTACGATTGTGCCAGATAGTGTTGCAGAAGAAGCAGGCTTAAGCGAAGGCGATCGAGTGGTTCAAATTGATGATGAAAAAATTACTAACTGGCCTGAAATGGTGGAAATTATTCGAGTTAATCCTGAAAACGAATTGATTTTCTACATTGAATCAACGGATGGAACTGAGAAAATAGTGCCAATAACACCCGTTGCTAGTGAAGCAACAGACGGGACAGAAGTCGGTCAAATTGGTGTCCAAAATGTGTTGAAAACTTCATTATGGGATAAAATCAGTTTTGGTTTTTCCAAAACTTGGTCTTTGATGACGCAATTATTTACAATACTTGGTTCAATGTTTACAAGTGGCTTCTCAATTGATATGTTCGGTGGTCCGGTTGCTATTTATGCAACAACAGAATCAGTGGTTCAAGTGGGACTTATAGGCGTGGTCAATTGGCTAGCGGTTTTAAGTATTAATTTAGGGATCGTCAATATGTTGCCTATCCCAGGTCTTGATGGTGGGAAATTGCTATTAAACATCGTAGAAGGTATCCGAAGAAAACCATTAAGTGAAGAAAAAGAAGGTATCATTACTTTAATTGGGATCAGTTTGTTACTATTGCTGATGGTATTAGTTACATGGAATGATATCCAAACGTATTTCTTTAATTAA
- a CDS encoding phosphatidate cytidylyltransferase, with protein sequence MKQRIITAIIALILFVPVVYMGSWILKLVVAGLGIIALFELFRMKGNNIFSFEGIISILALLGLLLPYELSMILPTYMDTQLILYLFVLLLLVCTVFSKNNFTFDDVAVSVLGIMYIGYGFRFLLLTRQSGLDLLLFVLFVVWATDIGAYLIGRKLGKRKLAPSISPNKTIEGALGGIVMALIVAFIYLTYYPQNYNTGWMLALTFVLSIAGQLGDLVESAFKRYYDVKDSGKLLPGHGGILDRFDSLLFVLPILYFSGLI encoded by the coding sequence GTGAAACAACGCATTATTACGGCAATTATTGCTCTTATACTTTTTGTTCCAGTAGTTTATATGGGTTCTTGGATTTTAAAATTGGTTGTTGCTGGATTGGGGATAATCGCACTATTTGAACTATTTCGAATGAAAGGTAATAACATTTTTTCATTTGAAGGTATTATTTCTATTTTAGCTTTACTAGGATTATTGTTACCATATGAGTTATCAATGATTTTACCAACATATATGGATACACAATTAATTTTGTATCTTTTTGTATTATTATTATTAGTCTGTACCGTATTCTCAAAAAACAATTTTACGTTCGATGATGTTGCGGTTTCAGTTTTAGGAATAATGTATATAGGGTACGGATTTAGATTTTTATTGTTGACAAGGCAATCTGGATTAGATTTATTATTATTTGTTTTGTTTGTTGTTTGGGCAACAGATATAGGAGCTTACTTGATTGGAAGAAAATTAGGCAAGCGTAAATTAGCTCCTTCTATCAGTCCTAATAAAACAATTGAAGGAGCTCTAGGTGGTATAGTCATGGCGCTGATCGTAGCTTTCATCTATTTAACCTACTATCCACAAAATTACAATACAGGTTGGATGTTAGCTTTAACATTTGTTCTTTCAATAGCTGGCCAGTTAGGTGATTTAGTTGAATCAGCATTTAAACGTTATTATGATGTGAAAGATTCTGGTAAATTGCTACCTGGTCACGGTGGGATTTTAGATCGGTTTGATAGTTTATTATTTGTTTTGCCGATTCTTTATTTCTCAGGGTTAATCTAA
- a CDS encoding isoprenyl transferase, producing MKGLFNKKNRKIKENTTVSFNIEETIPQHIAIIMDGNGRWAQKKFMPRIAGHKEGMNTVKKVTRRASQIGVKVLSLYAFSTENWKRPDDEVNFLMQLPVDFFDTFVPELMEQNIKVQVIGFTNELPKHTQKSVEQAVSDTEKNTGMVLNFALNYGGRSELLEASKILAKKVKAGEIDVEDITESLFEESLMTHSLKEYQNVDFMIRTSGEERISNFMLWQNAYSEFYFSQVLWPDFNEQALEQAIGVYQKRHRRFGGL from the coding sequence TTGAAAGGCTTATTTAATAAAAAAAATCGAAAAATAAAAGAAAATACAACTGTTTCTTTTAATATTGAGGAAACAATTCCACAACATATTGCAATTATTATGGATGGAAATGGACGCTGGGCTCAAAAAAAATTTATGCCTCGAATCGCTGGTCATAAAGAAGGAATGAATACTGTAAAAAAAGTAACCAGAAGAGCAAGTCAAATCGGGGTTAAGGTACTATCTCTTTACGCATTTTCAACTGAAAATTGGAAACGACCAGATGATGAAGTGAATTTTTTAATGCAATTACCGGTTGATTTTTTTGATACTTTTGTACCTGAATTAATGGAACAGAATATTAAAGTACAGGTCATCGGTTTTACAAATGAATTGCCAAAACATACGCAGAAATCTGTTGAACAAGCAGTATCTGATACTGAAAAGAATACAGGTATGGTATTAAATTTTGCGCTTAATTACGGAGGACGTAGTGAATTACTTGAAGCTTCAAAAATACTCGCAAAGAAAGTTAAAGCGGGAGAAATCGATGTAGAAGATATTACAGAATCTTTATTTGAAGAATCTTTAATGACACATTCCTTAAAGGAATATCAAAATGTTGATTTCATGATTCGCACGAGTGGCGAAGAGCGAATCAGTAATTTTATGTTATGGCAAAATGCCTACAGTGAGTTTTATTTTTCTCAAGTGCTTTGGCCTGACTTTAACGAGCAAGCCTTAGAACAAGCTATAGGAGTTTATCAAAAAAGACACCGACGTTTTGGTGGATTATAA
- a CDS encoding carbohydrate ABC transporter permease, which translates to MKSTKMTRNLIFFLAGVLSLMWLYPFILIFINSIKTKGEIFSNTLFWPENLTTENYPAAFEDLDYVKSFLNSFVITAVSVVLIVFFTSIAAYALSRNKRKSSSIIYFLCALTMLIPFHSIMIPLVELFGEVNMLNRTGLIFMNLGFSTSLSVFLFYGALRSIPQSLDEAAILDGASPFQIFRYIIFPLLKPTTVTVIILNTIKIWNDYLLPSLVINKDGMHTIPLQMFYFFGQYTRQWHLALAGLVLAILPIIILYMFLQKYIIKGITEGATK; encoded by the coding sequence ATGAAATCAACTAAAATGACTAGAAACCTAATTTTCTTTTTAGCTGGAGTACTTTCGTTAATGTGGTTGTACCCCTTTATTTTAATATTTATTAATTCTATTAAAACTAAAGGAGAGATATTTTCTAATACGTTATTCTGGCCGGAAAATTTAACGACTGAAAATTATCCAGCAGCATTTGAGGATTTGGATTACGTTAAAAGTTTTTTAAACTCGTTCGTGATTACAGCAGTGAGTGTGGTACTTATTGTATTTTTCACTTCAATTGCCGCATATGCGCTCTCTAGAAATAAACGAAAATCCAGTTCAATTATTTATTTTTTGTGTGCGTTAACTATGCTGATCCCATTTCATTCTATCATGATACCCTTAGTTGAACTATTTGGAGAAGTTAATATGCTGAATCGGACAGGTTTGATTTTTATGAATTTAGGTTTTTCTACTAGTTTGTCTGTTTTTCTTTTCTACGGAGCATTAAGGTCTATTCCTCAATCCTTAGATGAAGCAGCAATATTAGATGGTGCAAGTCCTTTTCAAATTTTCAGGTATATTATTTTCCCGTTATTAAAACCCACAACAGTAACCGTTATCATTTTGAATACAATAAAGATTTGGAATGATTATTTGTTGCCATCTTTAGTGATCAATAAAGATGGTATGCACACAATACCGTTACAAATGTTTTATTTCTTCGGTCAATACACAAGACAATGGCACCTAGCTTTAGCAGGACTTGTACTGGCTATCCTACCTATTATTATTTTGTATATGTTTCTTCAAAAGTACATTATTAAAGGCATCACAGAAGGAGCTACAAAATAA
- a CDS encoding carbohydrate ABC transporter permease, whose amino-acid sequence MNKRKNTFYYWAFLLPCLLALFFIIFLPLVYGIYYSFTDSDGFQSTFIGLENYTRILNDAQFLKSLSFTFRFTLVSVIGVNVIGLGFALLVTQNLGKLSTVFRTIFFMPNLIGGIILGFIWQFVFINAFEGIAELTGIEFFNGWLADATTGFWGLVILFLWQMSGYIMLIYISFLNGIPAELLESAEIDGASSLQKFWKIKFPMVAPAFTISLFLTLSNAFKVYDQNLALTAGGPFGSTEMVAMNIYNTAFVLFEQGYAQAKAIIFFVIVAIISIVQIYVTRKREVDL is encoded by the coding sequence ATGAACAAAAGAAAAAACACATTCTATTATTGGGCTTTTTTATTGCCTTGCTTGTTGGCACTATTCTTTATCATCTTTTTACCTTTAGTTTACGGCATCTATTATTCTTTTACTGATTCGGATGGTTTTCAATCTACTTTTATTGGATTAGAAAATTACACAAGAATTCTTAATGATGCTCAATTTTTAAAAAGTCTTTCATTCACCTTCAGGTTTACGCTTGTATCAGTTATTGGAGTCAATGTTATAGGTCTAGGTTTTGCCTTATTAGTTACACAAAACTTGGGTAAACTAAGTACTGTTTTTCGAACCATCTTTTTTATGCCAAATCTTATCGGTGGAATTATATTAGGATTTATTTGGCAATTTGTATTTATCAATGCCTTCGAAGGAATTGCTGAGTTAACAGGTATAGAATTCTTTAATGGTTGGTTAGCTGATGCTACAACCGGATTCTGGGGACTAGTTATCTTATTTTTATGGCAAATGAGTGGGTATATCATGCTGATTTATATTTCTTTTCTAAATGGGATTCCAGCTGAATTGTTAGAATCTGCTGAAATAGATGGAGCAAGCTCATTGCAAAAGTTTTGGAAAATAAAATTTCCAATGGTGGCACCAGCATTTACGATCAGTTTATTTTTAACTCTTTCAAATGCATTTAAAGTTTACGATCAGAATTTGGCTTTAACAGCTGGAGGACCTTTTGGATCTACTGAGATGGTTGCAATGAATATCTACAATACAGCTTTTGTATTATTTGAACAGGGGTATGCACAGGCAAAAGCCATTATTTTCTTTGTCATTGTAGCTATTATTTCAATTGTGCAAATTTATGTCACGAGAAAAAGGGAAGTGGATCTATGA